TCATCGTTGGAGAGGATCAGGTGGGGGACGTCCCAGTTGTCCCTCTTCCCGAGGGGTATCCCAAAGGCCCTTGAGAGGAAGTTCACGAAGATTCTGGAGCCGTAGGTCACCACTTTGCTCGTTCCGTTGTCCTTTACCATGGGGATGCTTTCGGGCAGGAGATCCGAGAGGGAACCGACGAACGCCCCCATGTAATCGGGATCATCAAAGGTTGCGGAGAGGTAGTAGCCGTCCGGGGAGAGGTAACCGTCACCGAGTATTACGCCGAGTGCATAGGCTAACCGCTCGTCCACTTCTCTGATCAGCTTAACCGGGTTTGAATTAACTGAGAGAAGGAACTGGGCATTCTCTGGCGGTAAGCCATCGTTCGGAACCTTTACCATACCTTCTCCGTTGGGGACGAGGTAATAGTCACTTATTCCGGCGTAGACCTCCGGGTTCACTGCGGCTTTTCTCTGCGGCGGCTTCGGCGGGTTGAGCATAACGGCAACCCTGTCACCGGGTTTGAGCTTTTCGGCCTCCTTCCTCACGACGTCCCCATCTGAGAAAACAAAGAACGGGTGGGTCTTGGTGAGTATTACCTCGTTCCCGGTTCTTGTCCTTATCCTCAGGAGCTTTTCGCCCTCTCTAACCCTTCTCCTCCATACCCTCGAAACGACGTGCTTTCCGGCCTTGAGGTCCGGTCCGACGCTCACGACTTCAAAGCGGTCTTTCTCGTCCAGCTCAACGTATTCTAAATCCTTGTATGTCTTCACTTCACCAGAGTATTTCTCGAAGAGCTTCTCAATCAGATCTCCAATGAGCTCGAAGCGCCCATCCGAGAGCTGGATGACCGAGAAGTCGTAGAGGGCGCCATTATGTCCCGTGTTCATTGCAGTGAACATCGTCCTCGCCTCTGGCCCACGGACCTCACCGACGATGATTCTATCAGGGCGCATACGGAGTGTATTCCTCACCAGGTCATCCATAGTTACTTCTCCCTTCCCTTCGAGGTTGGGAGGCCTCGTCTCCAGCCTCACCCAGTGCTCCACCGGTAGTTGAAGTTCTGCAGTGTCCTCTATGCTGATTACGCGCTCGCTCGGCGGTATGAACATTGCCAGTGCGTTCAGGGTCGTGGTCTTACCGGAACCGGTCCCACCTGCGACAAGTATGTTTGCAGGCTTTACCCCGAGGCCATCAACCAGGAGCCATAGAAAAGCGGCAACATCGCTGTTTAGAGTGCCGTACTTTATCAGGTCTATTACCGTTAGGGGATCCTTCTTGAACTTACGGATTGTTATTGTGGGCCCATCAAGGCTTATCGGGGGTATTGTGGCATTAACACGGCTTCCATCCGGTAGACGGGCGTCGAGGAGGGGGCTCTGCTGGTCAATCCTTCTCCCAACTTCCCTGGCGATCCTCTCTATGATGTTCAGGATATCCCTCTCCTCTTTGAACACTATGTTGGTCTTGCACATGTAGAAGCGCCTGTGCCACACGTAGACCGGTTTGCTGGTTCCTATGACCATTACTTCCTCGAGGTTGTCGTCCCTCACGAGGGGGTCAAGAAGGCCGTATCCGAGCATGTTCTGGACTATCATCTCGGCCAGGACCTCTATTCTCCCTTCGGATAGATTTGGCGCCGCTTCCTTCAGCATTCTCTTGACTTCCCTCATGAATATCTTGCGTCTCTCCTCGTAATTCGGTATTACGCTCGGGTCTATCTGGATTTCAGTTATTGCCCTTTCCCTGACTCTCTTAAGGAGTTCTTCTTCTTCCCTGGAAAGTTTTGGAAGGCGAATTTCGTAAATAGGGACAGGCTCGCCCTTTACCCTTAGAATCCTCACATTACCATAAGCATCCAAGACTTCGGCCCGCCCGGTGTAGGATATCTCTTCAGGCTTTGTCTCCCCAATTATGGCCTGGAGGCCCAGGGATGCCTTGGGCTTGGGGAGAGGAAGGGGAGGTGCTGTTCTTTCTGGTGTTTGAGGTTTTGCCTGGCTCGAGTCTCCTCCACCCAGGATTGTTTCAAGAATGTCAACGCCGGATGGCTTTGGTAGTGTTTCTTTTTCCGTTTTTTGTTCTTGAGGAGGGGTTTTTGTTTTTTCTTCTGTGTCTCCGCCCAGTAATTTTGAAATAATTTCTGCTCCGGACGAGGGTTTTTTCTCTTCCTCCGTCTTTTTGGGAGGTTCCTCCCTTTTGCCGCCGAGTATCTCCTCTAATGGTGAGGACGACGCCGGTGGCAGCGGAATCTCTTCCCCCTTTTTGTTCTCTTTTTCGAAGATGTTAGCCAGGGGATCGCTTTTCCCTCTAAGTATCTCATCTATCCAGGAACTGGAGGTTTCCTTCTTCTTTTTTTCCTCTCCCACAAATCTCACCCGGTTCTACTCCTACCTCTCACCCGACTACCTCCACTATAGTAAGGGAGTTGTACTGACGCTGTGTAGCATAGAGGATCTTTGGAACGTATATGTCCGGAACTTTTACGATTACCAAGTATGGAACACCATACGGAATGTTCATAAGCTGGGTTTCTTTCTCCAGGCTTGTCAGCTTTATTCCGTAGTCTTTGAGCGCTGCCATGAGCTCGTCTGGGTTGTTGGTCTTGTTGGCGGCAAGAGCCCTCAGAAGTTGGACGAGGTCTACGGAGTAGTAGTACTGGGAGGAGTTCGAGACATTTCCGGACACACTCTGCATGTTCTCGTTAAGGTTAATGACTCCAGCCGTCGCTGGAATAAGTATGTCTTCAATATAACCCATGTCTGCTATCGTTCCTTCCTCGGTGTATATTCTCACTTTGTCCCCATTCTTAAGGAATCCACCAACTAACCTCTCCTTCGGGACGAGAAGGGCCAGCCTTACGAACTCCACTTTTCTTACCCTGTACTTCAAAAGTTCATTCAGGTCCATCACGGACGTTATGTACCCCTTCGCCTCCGTTTTGGTGAGCATCATTGGTGTGCCGTTGTATTCAAGGATGACATAACTTCCGGGCATACTGTTTATCCTGTCCTTGTACACTTCCTGCCAGAGGGAAACCACTATCGGAATTGGGTTGGTTCCGTTAACGTCCTCAATGGACTTGGCGTTCTCCACCTGGTTGACCAAGCTGTTCTTTGCGTCGAGGATTTTTCCTCTAACGGGAGTTGACACACTCTGCTCCAGAAGCGGCTGGAAGAGAGTGTTTATCTCCTGTATTTTTTTCTCCTTTGTTCTGTTTAGCTCCCTCTCGAACTCCAGCTGTTTCTGTCTCTCCAGGTCTGCCTCGTATTTCTGCAGAACCTGTGAGTAAGCGGCGTTTATGTCTATCCTGTTCAGCTCCTCCTTTGACTTGGCCTGGAGTATCTCAGTCCTCAACTGGGAATATGTTTCCCTCCCGTACCCTTTGTCCAGTAACGGTTTAAACGTCTGGTCCAGAAGCTTTAGCTTTTCCTGTCTTGCGTTTTCAAGTTCGGAGGCTTTTTTATTAGAATACCAAGTATAAACGCCAAACGATGCAATTAGGACAAGCGCTATAATGATTGATGCGCCGATGATTATTCTCCTCATTCTCTCCCTTTCCCTCAGGCTCCCGATTCCCCTCCTCGGAAGTCTGGCCCTGGGTTCGGGTTTAGGTTTGGCCGTTGGAGGGGTCTCGGGTTCTGTAGCGGTCTTTCCCAGTTCTCTCAGGCGCCTAATCTTACTTTCTATATCCTCGGCCACTTTGAACACCACCGTGAGAGTTGTGGTTTATACCTTCTCCTTTAGTCTCTTGAACTTCAGACTTTATTTAGATTTCGGTGTGGCCTGTGGAAAGGCTTAAGACCAGGTAGTGAAAATTCAGGGAAAATGCCGGTTTTCATCTGGAATAGTCCTTGAAGGGCCGAGATCAAGCCCGACGGGACGGACGCGGTATACACCTGCGCACTCGCCTCGCCGTTGCCTTATGCCGTAACCTTCCGAAAGGGTATTAAACCGGGTGGGTTAGGCCTTGGCAGAGTAGACGGACGGCGAGACAGTGATCGGTGATTGGGGATGAAGCAGAGGAAAGCTTGGAGAGTGGTGAGAGAAGTAATAGACGAGGCTGACCTCATCATTGAGGTAGTAGATGCCAGAGACCCGATAGGAACGCGCAACAGGAAGCTTGAGAGGCTTATTCAGGAGAGCGGGAAGCCCCTCCTCATAGTCATGAACAAGGCCGATTTAGTGCCGAAGGAGTGGGCCGAGGAGTACAAGAGGAAGAGCGAGGTCCCGGTGGTCTTCATAAGCGCGAGGGAGAGGAAGGGCACCGGAATCCTGCGGAATGAGATAAAAAAGCTCGCGAGGCCCCTGCTGGATGAGAAGGAGAGAGTTAAGGTGGCCCTCATTGGTTACCCCAACGTTGGGAAGAGCACCATAATCAATGCACTGAAAGGCAAGAGGGCCGTTGGAACGGCGCCGATACCTGGCTACACAAAGGGAAAACAGCTGATCAGGCTGAGCAGGAGGATATGGCTTCTCGACAGCCCCGGTGTGGTTCCGATAGATGACTTCGACGAGCTTGTCATCAAGGGCGGCTTTCCGGCAGACAAGATAGAGGAACCGGTTAAGCCCGCCCTGAAGCTCATCTCCCGCATCCTGGAGACGAGAAGGGAAGCGATAACCGAGAAGTTTGGAATTGAAGAGTTTGAAAGCGAAGAGGAGGTACTTAGAAGGATTGGCGAAAAACGCGGAATGATAAAGACCGGTGGCGAGGTCGACCTTGAGGAAACGGCGAGATGGCTCCTCCGCGAGTGGCAGACGGGCCGTTTCACACTCTTCGCGAGCGAGGAAGAGAAGGAGAAGGACTTCGTCCGGGACTTCGAGGACGTGCTTGAGGGCATTGAGAAGGGACTGCTCCTTGACCCAAGGAGGATCCTGTGGAAGTACGGGGATGAGCTTTGGGAAAAGCTGGACAACCAGAAGCGCGTCGGGGTGAGGGAAATCGGGGGGATGACGGTCGGCATAGCGACGGGCTTCAAGAAGTGCGACTCAGCGGTTAAGTTCCTCGAAGAGCTAACCGGGAAACATGTTTTGGCCAGCGAATGCTTCGGGAGGAAGTGGAAGGGTGTGATAGCGATAATGGAGTGATGGCCATGAGGCTCCTGCTGACCACTCCCCAGGGGATCGAGGATCTGGCAAGGGCAGAGGTTGAGAACCTGCTCTCAAAACTTGGAGTTCCGTTTCGAGTGGAGGAAAAGCCCCTCGGCGTTGAAGGCCGCGTTTTAGCAGAGGTTGGGGAGGCATTCTACAGGGATGAAAAGGGCAGGGAGAGGGAGCTTAGCGTTGCCACTTACCTCAACGAGCGCTCAAGGCTCCTCCACAGGGTTATAGTAGAGGTAGCGGGCGAGCGCTTTGAGGGGATTTGTGAAGACGAGCCTGAAAAGGCTCTGAGCAGGATCGAGGGTTTTGTGGCTTCCCTCCCGGTGGAGCGCTTTGTGAAGGTGAGCGAAAGCTTCGCCGTGAGGCCCTTTAGAAAGGGGGAACACAGGATAACGAGCGTTGATATAGCTAAAACCGTTGGAAAAGCTATATTCGAGCGTTTGGAGCGCTTCGGGAAGCCCAAGGTGAACCTCGACCATCCCTCAGTAATCTTCCGGGCAGAACTTGTTGGTGAGAGCTTTTTCCTCGGGATTGACACGACGGGCGATTCCTCCCTCCACAGGAGGCCCTGGAGAGTCTATGATCACCCCGCCCACCTTAAGGCGAGCATAGCTAACGCTCTCATAGAGCTGGTGAAACCGGATGGGGGTTCATTCATTGACCCCTTCTGCGGTTCTGGAACGATCCCAATCGAGCTCGCCCTGAGGGGTTATCCGGGGAGGATAATCTGCCTCGAAAAGTACCGCAAGCACCTCCTCGGAGCGGAGATGAACGCCTTAGCATCTGGAGTTCACGACAGAATCGAGTTCCTCCTCGGCGACGCGACGAGGCTGGGTGAGTACTTTGATAGCGTTGATTTCGCGGCGGGCAATCCCCCCTACGGCCTGAAGATAGGGCGGAAGGACATGATACCGGAGCTTTACATGGGGTTCTTTGGTGAACTTGCCAAAGTCCTTGAGAAGCGCGGCGTCTTCATAACTACCGAAAAGAAAGCCATGGAGGAGGCAATAGAGGAGAACGGGTTTAAAATCCTCCACCACCGGCTCATCGGTCACGGGGGGCTGATGGTGCATACGTACGTGATAGAGTGAAACTTGAAAACTTTTTTAAGTTGTTTTTCATGATCAGGGTATCACGGGAAGCCCGCGGTGGTCATCCTCTTCCCCGGGCCGGTGGCTTTCACAGGCCCTGGCGTGAACTACCCTCGAACCCCGGGGAACCGTGGAAGAGCAACCTTCCCGGGGATACTAATTCGTCAAAACGGGGAAAAGGGGAATGCGGTGGCTCCCGGCGAAGCTGGCTAACAGAATCAGCACAGTATCGAATCCTCCGCTAAAACGTCGAACTCGACCTTTCCAATGCCCTCTATCCAGGCCTCGACCCTGTCACCGTGCCTCAGCGGGCCGATTCCTGCGGGAGTTCCGGTCGCTATTATATCGCCCGGCTCGAGCGTCATAACGGAGCTTATGTACTCCACAAGCTCAGGAACCTTGAAGACCATCTGGCTCGTCCTTCCGAGCTGTCTCAGCTGGCCGTTCACCTTGAGGCCGATTTCGAGGTCATCGATGTTCAGCTCTCTCCTGTCAACGACCCTCGGGCCGACCGGGGCGAAGGTGTCGAAGCCCTTGGACATCGCCCAGGGGAGACCCTTTTTCCTCGCCTCCTCCTGAAGGTCTCTTGCAGTGATGTCGAGCATTACTGTGTAGCCAAGGATATGGTCCATCGCCCTTTCCGCTGGAACACGCTTCGCGCGCTTCCCGATTATCACCGCCAGCTCGACCTCGTGGTCGACCCTCCTGCTCATCCTCGGAAGGATTATCGGCTCTCCCGGGCCTATCAGCGCGCTTGGGGGTTTAAGGAAGAAGACGGGCTTCTCAGGCACGTCGCTCTCCATCTCCTTGGCGTGCTCTGCGTAGTTTTTAGCTAAGGCCACTATCTTGCTCGGGCGAAGTTCGTAAAAACCGTCCCTGAACGGAAGGCGAACCATGGTATCACCACCGGGTCTCGGACGCGGGGCGTTAAAGCTTTTCCCTACGAGGGGAAAAAGTAATAAGCTCCATGCCCACCTAAGTGTTGGGGTGGTCGCCATGAAAAAGGTGCTCGTTAAGGAGAATCCCTCGGGTGTTATGGTCGCTGGGGCGCTCTTCACGGTCGTTTTCATAATAACGTCCCTTTCGATACTCAGCCTGGCATCATCTTTCGTGCCCTCCTGGTTTGTCCTCCCCTTCGTCATTGTTCCCCTGCTGATCTTGGGGGTTATACTCGGGACGGGCGCGAGAATCCTCGGCGGCGGGAAGAAAGCCTCGTCCCTGTTCAATGAGGCTTCCCTGACTGAAACTTCTGTGGCTTTTCCCGAGGAAGTTGAATACGAGCTGGGCAGGGTCTTCCTCGAGGGCTACTGGGGCTATGAACACACCACAACGAGCTCGGGAGGTAGTAACAGGAGCTACCGCACCAGGAGGAGGTTCAGCGTCGAGAAAAAGGGCCGTGGCCTTGAGGTGAGGCTTCCCGAGGGCCCCTTCCGCGTTGAGCTCCATCAGGACGGCACCGGGACCATTGAGGCGCCTGCGTTGAGGATCAGTGGCGGCAGGTACGATGAGGTCGGCTCTAATGGTATATGGCGGAAGGTCGCGGAGGGGAGTACCTTTGACTTCACCTTTTCAACCCTCCCGGAGGAGAAAACTGTGATATTCTCGCACTATGACTCAATTACGCCCCGCTCGATACTCGAAAAGCTGTGGGGTGGGCCCGTTGTCATGGGGCACGGAACCTTTGAGCTCAGGGCCGTCCTGGATATTCCCCTGGGGAAGGACGTTGTTGAAACTGGCATTTTTAAGGTCGAGTTTGGGAAGGAAACTGACGAAAAAATGGGCACTAAGGAAGAAAGAGGTTAGCCCTTCAGTGCCTCAGGAATTGCCCTATCCCACTGCTCTCTGGCTAACTCGCCGGTGTACTTGAACTTCTCGACCTGCTTTTCGGCCTTCTTTCTCCTCTCCTGGTGCTCCCTGAGGAACTCCTGGACGCGCTCAATCAGCTCGCGCTTGCACTGGCCGCAGAGGAGTTCACCGCCCTTGCAGGCCCTGTAGCGCTCCATGAGCTTCTCGTCATCCGGCTCGAAGAATATCTCGAACCACTTGAAGACGACGCACTTCTCAGGCTCTCCCCCCTTCTCCCTCTGCTCCTTCGCCGTGGCCCTTCCGCCCGTTAGGGCAAAATTCCATATCTTCTTGCCGGCTTCCTCGGGATCGTCCGTGAGGTAGACGGCAGTTTCCGGTTTAGAGGCGCTCATCTTGCCGCCGAGGCTGGTTAAGCCTGGCACGAACTTGGAGTGGATTGCCGCGGTCTTGTAGTAGCCGAGGCTCTCCGCGAAGTCCCTCTGGAGCCTCCAGTAGGGGTCCTGGTCTATGGCCGCCGGGATGAGACAGCGCTTCTTCTCAAAGAAGGTCGGTGCCGCCTGTATGGCCGGGTAGAAGATCATCCCGATCTTGCTCTGCTCGTTGAAGCCGAAAACTGCCTTGGCCATCGAGAAGTTTATTTTCTTGGCTATTGGGATCGCCATCTCGTAGATCTTCGTGAACTCGCTGTTCTGGAAGATGAACGTCTTATCGGGGTCGAAGCCAACGGCTATTATGTCGAGGATGTTGTCGTAGGCCCATTGCTTGGTCTCTTCAAAGCCCAGCGTCTCCTTGAAGAGGAACTTCTCGTCGTCGGTTACCTGGATGTAGAGGTTCACATCGAACTTCTCCTGGAGCCATTTCGTCGCGAAGAACGGTATTATGTGGCCTATGTGCATTGGCCCGCTCGGGCCCCTGCCCGTGTAGAGGAAGAAGCCCTTCCCGCTCTCGTAGTCCTCTAAAACCCTGTCGTAGTCCCTGTGCGAAAAGAAAAAGCGCCTCCTGAAGAATATCGGCAGTTCGCTCTTCGTCAGCTCGGCGGTCTTCTGGATCAGCTCTTCCGTGAGCGGGCTCGTTCCGAACTCAACTATCAGCCTGTCGTAGTCCACTACACCCTCGACTTCCCAGGGGGTAACTTTAAAGTCCTCCATTCAAAGCACCTCCGTTTCGAGGAAAGTACAGAATAGCCGGTCAGGGAAGGGTAGACTTCACCAGGACCAAAGACGACCACCGCGCATGGGGTGGAAATGGGGGGAAGCAAATTTAAAGTTTTTGGAGAGGCAGGGGGATTGCGATGAGGGAGGAAACCGTGGGAACGCTGCTGGCCTTCGTGGTCTTAGTCCTCTTAGGAGTTGAGCCGGTCATCATAAAGGCCAGTCCGGTCAATCCATTTGCCTTCGCCTCAGCCGCGTCGCTCTCTGCATCCTCCATCCTCTGGGCGGCACTGCTCGCAACGGGAAAGGCCCGGGAAATCCCGAAAAAGCCGGGCGAGATTAAAAAGACCTTTCTGACGGGCCTATTCGCCACTGCCGTGGCCTATTCCCTCTTCACCTATGGGACGAGGCTCAGCACTGCAATCAACTCCGCGATACTGACCCGTTTTGAGGTCTTCTACTCCTTCCTCATCGGGTGGCTCTTCCTCGGGGAGAGGATAACCGCTAAAGGTGCCTTCTCCGCCCTCGCCCTCGTTTCCGGTGTTTTCCTCGTTGTCACGGGCGGGAAGGGGGTGACCATCGGGGGAGGTGACGTCCTTCTCCTCTTAACTCCCCTGTTCTGGCAGATAGGCCACGCGATAGCGAAGAGAACCGCCTATTCTCCCCTAACGATAGCGGCGCTGAGGAACACCTTCGGGGGGCTTTTGCTCCTTGTCCCTGCCCTAAAGACCGGCTTCGCCTTCACTCCTCTGGCCTTAGCGGAGGGCATCGTAATAGCCCTGACCCAGTCCCTCTGGTACTGCTCCATAGCCAGGATAAACCTCTCGAAGGCCACGGCAATCCTCACCCCTTCGCCGGTCCTCTCGGTTATGGCCTCGATGGCCCTCCTCGGTGAGAGTGTCGGGGTTTACCAAATAGCCGGGCTCGCCCTCATAATAGCCGGAACCCTTTTAGTGACCCTTGAGAAGAGTGAAGGGAGGTGAGGGGATGAATCTGGTCGTCCTCGGCTCCGGCTCCTACAGCGGGACGCCGAAACCGCTCTGCGACTGTGAGAACTGCTCAAGGGCGAGAATAAATCCTGCCCTGAGGAGAACGAGGTTCTCGCTCTATTTCGAGAAGGCCCTCGTTGACCCGAGTCCGGATCTGCGCTATCACCTGGTGGGGCTCAACAGGAAAGTGGAGAAGGTCTTCATAACGCACGCCCACTTCGACCACATAGCGGGCTTTCCGGAGCTTCAGGTTTTCGGGGAACTCGATGTGTATTCCCACAGCCAGGGCATTGAGACGGCAAAGCACCTGGCTTCCCTCTTCCTCGGTGGAGCTTCCCCCGGTAACAGGGTGTGGCGCTACCATGATATCCCCTTCAACGGGTGGTTTGAGCTTGGTGGGATGAGGGTGTTCCACTTCAGGACTGTCCACCGCTCCATAGAGAACTCCGGCGGCTTCGTCTTCGAGCTGAAGGGGAAGAAAATAGCTGTGACGGGCGACACGGGGCCGGAGATACTGGATGACAGGGAGGCAATAAAAGCGATGGAAGGAGCTGACCTGTTAATAGCGGAGATGACGCACAGGGAGTCAGTCCCGGGGACGCACCTTGGAGTTAAAGACGCCATCGGGCTGGCCAGGAAAGTCGGGGCCGGCTACACTGTCTTCGCCCACATAAGCCACAGCAACTACACCCACGAGGTTCTGGAAAAGAGGGTAAGGGAGGCGGGAGTTATCGGGGAGGTCGCGAGGGACTTCACATGGATTGAGGTATGAGGGCCCGCCGGTTTCCTTACACTTCCTTTGTGCGCTTTCTCTCGGTTTCCTCGAGGGCTTTTCTCTCCAGCTCCTTCGCCCTTTCAATTCTGTACTCCTCGATCAGCTTGAGGAACTTTTCGGCTTCTCTTTCGCGATCCTCCTCCCACTTCCTGAGCAGTTTTTCGATTGCATCCTCGAGGGTTTTTCTCTCGACCACCGCAAAGTCATCAACCCGCTTGACATCCAGCTCTTCCCCCGTAAAGAACGGGACGTGGGCCCCGCGGAGAACCGCCTTCACAGGCTCGGGGATGGGCTTCTCGGTTATCAAAGCCCTTATCCCCTTTTCCACGAGTTTTTCGGCTATGGCCCTTCCCGCCCCGGCGGGGTTGATTACAAAGAGCACGTCGCCCTTCCTGAGGCCAACTTCGCGCTCAATCCTCTCGAGCTCGTGCCAGCTCAGCACTTCCATGACCTTTAGAGGCACGGCGGAGCCTCTGGCCTCTACCACGTTCATGCGCTTGACCTGCACTAAGTCCCTGCCAAGCCGCTCGATGATGGCCTTGGCTTCCCTGAGCTGTCTCTCGAGCGCCTCTATGCGCTTTACCTTGGCCTCGAGCTCTTTCTCTCTGAGGACTTTCTTTCTCACCTCTTCGTCGTAGTCGGCTATTTTCCTCTCAAGCTTGCCTATCGTTTCCCTCTGCTCCCTGATGATTTCCTTCAGCTCGCGGTTCTCGTTCTCCAGCATCTCGATTCTCCTTTCCAGCTCCCTTATGCGCCTGAGGTAGGGTTCGAGGTCTGGGGCTTTTCTCTCGTCCCCCCTTTCTTCCTCGACCTTGGGCCTCTCCCTGAGGGAGACCATCTGCATAGCCTCGCCGAGGTTGTAGCCCTGTA
This is a stretch of genomic DNA from Thermococcus zilligii AN1. It encodes these proteins:
- a CDS encoding ATPase, T2SS/T4P/T4SS family translates to MGEEKKKKETSSSWIDEILRGKSDPLANIFEKENKKGEEIPLPPASSSPLEEILGGKREEPPKKTEEEKKPSSGAEIISKLLGGDTEEKTKTPPQEQKTEKETLPKPSGVDILETILGGGDSSQAKPQTPERTAPPLPLPKPKASLGLQAIIGETKPEEISYTGRAEVLDAYGNVRILRVKGEPVPIYEIRLPKLSREEEELLKRVRERAITEIQIDPSVIPNYEERRKIFMREVKRMLKEAAPNLSEGRIEVLAEMIVQNMLGYGLLDPLVRDDNLEEVMVIGTSKPVYVWHRRFYMCKTNIVFKEERDILNIIERIAREVGRRIDQQSPLLDARLPDGSRVNATIPPISLDGPTITIRKFKKDPLTVIDLIKYGTLNSDVAAFLWLLVDGLGVKPANILVAGGTGSGKTTTLNALAMFIPPSERVISIEDTAELQLPVEHWVRLETRPPNLEGKGEVTMDDLVRNTLRMRPDRIIVGEVRGPEARTMFTAMNTGHNGALYDFSVIQLSDGRFELIGDLIEKLFEKYSGEVKTYKDLEYVELDEKDRFEVVSVGPDLKAGKHVVSRVWRRRVREGEKLLRIRTRTGNEVILTKTHPFFVFSDGDVVRKEAEKLKPGDRVAVMLNPPKPPQRKAAVNPEVYAGISDYYLVPNGEGMVKVPNDGLPPENAQFLLSVNSNPVKLIREVDERLAYALGVILGDGYLSPDGYYLSATFDDPDYMGAFVGSLSDLLPESIPMVKDNGTSKVVTYGSRIFVNFLSRAFGIPLGKRDNWDVPHLILSNDELMRYFLAGLFDADGNVDPNGPSIVLTTKSENAARKVWYALQRLGIISTVTRVKNKEGNIFRVTISGIEDLRKFRSLIPLRHSRKRAKLDEILTEKRAYRGRRTYRVPVSGGMIEPLRLRLGLSVGELSKLASHYAGEKVSESLIRHVEKGRVSEIRRSALKGIALAFQQIAKDIGDEDAWVMAKRLQLIAEGDVYWDEVVSVEEVSPEELGIEYLYDLTVEDDHNYVANGILVSNCMGTIHANSARETIVRLESPPMSVPRIMIPALDIILMQVRFNSRKKGTVRRVTEIAEISGIEGESIQLNKLYKYDPAKDELIATEVPSRVLNELSRHTGMSTSELELEREKRKIILEWMIEKGIRGLEEVGHYIKMFYIDGDALLEKIERESSSELQEQVKALR
- a CDS encoding DUF515 domain-containing protein gives rise to the protein MAEDIESKIRRLRELGKTATEPETPPTAKPKPEPRARLPRRGIGSLRERERMRRIIIGASIIIALVLIASFGVYTWYSNKKASELENARQEKLKLLDQTFKPLLDKGYGRETYSQLRTEILQAKSKEELNRIDINAAYSQVLQKYEADLERQKQLEFERELNRTKEKKIQEINTLFQPLLEQSVSTPVRGKILDAKNSLVNQVENAKSIEDVNGTNPIPIVVSLWQEVYKDRINSMPGSYVILEYNGTPMMLTKTEAKGYITSVMDLNELLKYRVRKVEFVRLALLVPKERLVGGFLKNGDKVRIYTEEGTIADMGYIEDILIPATAGVINLNENMQSVSGNVSNSSQYYYSVDLVQLLRALAANKTNNPDELMAALKDYGIKLTSLEKETQLMNIPYGVPYLVIVKVPDIYVPKILYATQRQYNSLTIVEVVG
- a CDS encoding GTPase; translated protein: MKQRKAWRVVREVIDEADLIIEVVDARDPIGTRNRKLERLIQESGKPLLIVMNKADLVPKEWAEEYKRKSEVPVVFISARERKGTGILRNEIKKLARPLLDEKERVKVALIGYPNVGKSTIINALKGKRAVGTAPIPGYTKGKQLIRLSRRIWLLDSPGVVPIDDFDELVIKGGFPADKIEEPVKPALKLISRILETRREAITEKFGIEEFESEEEVLRRIGEKRGMIKTGGEVDLEETARWLLREWQTGRFTLFASEEEKEKDFVRDFEDVLEGIEKGLLLDPRRILWKYGDELWEKLDNQKRVGVREIGGMTVGIATGFKKCDSAVKFLEELTGKHVLASECFGRKWKGVIAIME
- the trm14 gene encoding tRNA (guanine(6)-N2)-methyltransferase, whose protein sequence is MRLLLTTPQGIEDLARAEVENLLSKLGVPFRVEEKPLGVEGRVLAEVGEAFYRDEKGRERELSVATYLNERSRLLHRVIVEVAGERFEGICEDEPEKALSRIEGFVASLPVERFVKVSESFAVRPFRKGEHRITSVDIAKTVGKAIFERLERFGKPKVNLDHPSVIFRAELVGESFFLGIDTTGDSSLHRRPWRVYDHPAHLKASIANALIELVKPDGGSFIDPFCGSGTIPIELALRGYPGRIICLEKYRKHLLGAEMNALASGVHDRIEFLLGDATRLGEYFDSVDFAAGNPPYGLKIGRKDMIPELYMGFFGELAKVLEKRGVFITTEKKAMEEAIEENGFKILHHRLIGHGGLMVHTYVIE
- a CDS encoding fumarylacetoacetate hydrolase family protein, which codes for MVRLPFRDGFYELRPSKIVALAKNYAEHAKEMESDVPEKPVFFLKPPSALIGPGEPIILPRMSRRVDHEVELAVIIGKRAKRVPAERAMDHILGYTVMLDITARDLQEEARKKGLPWAMSKGFDTFAPVGPRVVDRRELNIDDLEIGLKVNGQLRQLGRTSQMVFKVPELVEYISSVMTLEPGDIIATGTPAGIGPLRHGDRVEAWIEGIGKVEFDVLAEDSILC
- a CDS encoding tryptophan--tRNA ligase translates to MEDFKVTPWEVEGVVDYDRLIVEFGTSPLTEELIQKTAELTKSELPIFFRRRFFFSHRDYDRVLEDYESGKGFFLYTGRGPSGPMHIGHIIPFFATKWLQEKFDVNLYIQVTDDEKFLFKETLGFEETKQWAYDNILDIIAVGFDPDKTFIFQNSEFTKIYEMAIPIAKKINFSMAKAVFGFNEQSKIGMIFYPAIQAAPTFFEKKRCLIPAAIDQDPYWRLQRDFAESLGYYKTAAIHSKFVPGLTSLGGKMSASKPETAVYLTDDPEEAGKKIWNFALTGGRATAKEQREKGGEPEKCVVFKWFEIFFEPDDEKLMERYRACKGGELLCGQCKRELIERVQEFLREHQERRKKAEKQVEKFKYTGELAREQWDRAIPEALKG
- a CDS encoding DMT family transporter, which produces MREETVGTLLAFVVLVLLGVEPVIIKASPVNPFAFASAASLSASSILWAALLATGKAREIPKKPGEIKKTFLTGLFATAVAYSLFTYGTRLSTAINSAILTRFEVFYSFLIGWLFLGERITAKGAFSALALVSGVFLVVTGGKGVTIGGGDVLLLLTPLFWQIGHAIAKRTAYSPLTIAALRNTFGGLLLLVPALKTGFAFTPLALAEGIVIALTQSLWYCSIARINLSKATAILTPSPVLSVMASMALLGESVGVYQIAGLALIIAGTLLVTLEKSEGR
- a CDS encoding MBL fold metallo-hydrolase, with the translated sequence MNLVVLGSGSYSGTPKPLCDCENCSRARINPALRRTRFSLYFEKALVDPSPDLRYHLVGLNRKVEKVFITHAHFDHIAGFPELQVFGELDVYSHSQGIETAKHLASLFLGGASPGNRVWRYHDIPFNGWFELGGMRVFHFRTVHRSIENSGGFVFELKGKKIAVTGDTGPEILDDREAIKAMEGADLLIAEMTHRESVPGTHLGVKDAIGLARKVGAGYTVFAHISHSNYTHEVLEKRVREAGVIGEVARDFTWIEV